The Diceros bicornis minor isolate mBicDic1 chromosome 18, mDicBic1.mat.cur, whole genome shotgun sequence sequence CTAGAACTGGCAGCTTAGGCTTTTGGGGGCAAGGGTAGGAGAGGGGAGTGGAGAGATTGAGAGGTGTGGGAGCTGAGTTTCTGGAAGGGATCCTGGAGGCAGCAGTTGGGTCTAGGGCCTGGGGGAATAATGCCGGGGGCCAATGGGGTGCCCACTCAAGCCCCCTTCGCCCACAGGTCCCCATGCCTCTCCTCCTtctgctgctcctgctgccaAGCCCTTCACACCCCCAATCCATCTGTAACGTCTCTGAAGTGGCCAAGGTGGAAGTGAACTGTGATAAGCGGGGGCTGAAGAAGCTGCCTCCAGATCTGCGAAACGACACAGACATCCTCCACCTGGATGAGAACCCCCTGGGCACCTTCTCTACGGCGTCCCTAGTGCCTCTGATTCGCCTCACTCAGCTGTACCTGGTTAAATGCCAGCTGACCAGCCTGCAGACTGACGGGACGCTGCCACTGCTGGATACCCTGGATATATCCCATAACAAGTTGAAAAGCCTGCCCTTGCTAGGACGAGCGCTGCCAGCACTCACTACCCTGGAGGTCTCCTTCAACGAGCTGACCTCCTTGTCTCCTGGTGCCCTGGATGGCCTGAGCAAACTCGCTGAGCTCTCCCTGCGTGGCAATAAGCTGAAGACTCTGCCCCCTGGGCTCCTGGGGCCCACAGCCCAGCTGAAGCAGCTCAATCTGGCTGACAACGAGCTGCAGGAGCTGCCCCCTGAGCTCCTGAATGGGTTGGAAGAACTCAACACCCTCTACCTCCAAGGGAACTCGCTGCACACGATACCAAAGGACTTCTTTGGGAACCTCCTCctgccttttgtttttctccacaacaACTCCTGGGAATGCAACTGCGAGATCCTCTATTTCAAGCGCTGGCTAGACCTCAACGACCAAAATGTCTACTTATGGAAAAATGGTACGGATGTCAAGGCCATGACCCCCAATGTGAAAAGTGTACGATGTGATGACAAACCCGTCATCGACTACCCAGGGAAGGACTGCCCCAACTCTTATGAGAACAGCTTTGACTATGATGAATATGACAATGAAGACCAGAATGGTGGTAAGGTGACTACCACAAGGGCTGTGGTCAGGTTCTCTACTAACACTGAAGTCCATACTGCAGTCCATACAACCCACCAAGGCCTACTCTACTCACCATCTAGTGCTCCTCTACACAGCCAAACGCCCTACTTGACCCCAACCCAAGAGTCCACTAACAAACAGACCACATTGCCAAATATCACGGAATTCATCATATTCTCCAAAACTTCAAACCCCACTACTGAACCCACCAACAAACAGACCACATTGCCAAATATCACGGAATTCATCATATTCTCCAAAACTCCAAACCCCACTACTGAACCCACCAACAAACAGACCACATTGCCAAATATCACGGAATTCATCATATTCTCCAAAACTCCAAACCCCACTACTGAACCCACCAACACACAGACCACATTGCCAAATATCACAGAATTCATCATATTCTCCAAAACTCCAAACCCCACTACTGAACCCACCACAACCCCAACCACCACAAAACTCACCTCAGTCTCTGCTACCTTAGAACCCATCTCTGAATCTGAAATCTTGAAGGTCCATGAGGCGGCTCAAGAGAATTTAGATAGCTCCAGAAATGACCCTTTTCTCAACCCTGACTTTTGCTGCCTTCTCCCCCTGGGCTTCTACATTTTGGTTCTCCTCTGGCTCCTGTTTGCCTCTGTGATCCTCATCCTGCTACTGTGGTCCTCATCCTGGGTCCAGCACGTGAAACCACAGGCCCTGGACTTTGGTCACTCTGCTGCCCTGGCCACAGCCTCACACACCACACATCTGGAGCTGCAGAGGGGAAAGCAAGTGACTGTGGCCCGGGCCTGGCTGCTTTTCCATCGAGGGTCACTCCCCACTTTCCGCTCCAGCCTTTTCCTGTGGGTACGGCCTAATGGCCGTGTGGGGCCTCTGGTGGCAGGGCGGCGGCCCTCAGCCCTGAGTCTGGGTCGTGGTCATGACCTGCTGGGTACAGTGGGCATTAGGTACTCTGGCCACAGCCTCTGAGGGGGGTGGTTTGGGGA is a genomic window containing:
- the GP1BA gene encoding platelet glycoprotein Ib alpha chain, which encodes MPLLLLLLLLPSPSHPQSICNVSEVAKVEVNCDKRGLKKLPPDLRNDTDILHLDENPLGTFSTASLVPLIRLTQLYLVKCQLTSLQTDGTLPLLDTLDISHNKLKSLPLLGRALPALTTLEVSFNELTSLSPGALDGLSKLAELSLRGNKLKTLPPGLLGPTAQLKQLNLADNELQELPPELLNGLEELNTLYLQGNSLHTIPKDFFGNLLLPFVFLHNNSWECNCEILYFKRWLDLNDQNVYLWKNGTDVKAMTPNVKSVRCDDKPVIDYPGKDCPNSYENSFDYDEYDNEDQNGGKVTTTRAVVRFSTNTEVHTAVHTTHQGLLYSPSSAPLHSQTPYLTPTQESTNKQTTLPNITEFIIFSKTSNPTTEPTNKQTTLPNITEFIIFSKTPNPTTEPTNKQTTLPNITEFIIFSKTPNPTTEPTNTQTTLPNITEFIIFSKTPNPTTEPTTTPTTTKLTSVSATLEPISESEILKVHEAAQENLDSSRNDPFLNPDFCCLLPLGFYILVLLWLLFASVILILLLWSSSWVQHVKPQALDFGHSAALATASHTTHLELQRGKQVTVARAWLLFHRGSLPTFRSSLFLWVRPNGRVGPLVAGRRPSALSLGRGHDLLGTVGIRYSGHSL